GTGATATACAGTGGTCCAAGGTCAGGGTGCAGATGGTGATTGTACAATGAAAAGAAGCAGGAGAGAGTCAGATCTGATCAGGATAGAAGATGGTGGAACAGACCACAGTTAGTATGGCCCTAGGGGAAGCTGGGGCCGCGCCTGAAGTGAATATATGGCAAATCGGCTAGAGAGAACAATGAGAGATAAGTAGTTGCATCATCCAGTATGGATATAGAAAGTGGTTGAAGTTGGGCCGGCTCCATTGTCCCCCGCACATGACGAAAGAGGAATCCGGGGCTCCATTGGGCCAAGAAGAAATAGGGCACACTGACCTACGGCGTCGGCGACAGAACAATTGTCGGGGGGTGCACGGCTGAAATAAGagacaaagaaagagaattgaCACGGATGAAGAAATAGAAGCGGGACTAGTTCTCACGAAAGATGGCACAGCTGGACGATGGGGCACCGAAAGCAAACCAGGCTTGTAGAGCGCTGTGGGCGCTGTGGGCGATGGCTAAAatacagaaaagaaaagaggaagaagacaggGCTGGCCTTCAGGTCTCGCAAGAAAATGAACCGCTTTGTTCGTCCGACGGATTTGTCGCGTCTGTCTCTGAGTCTCCGCCGTTCTTTTATTTGCATAAAGTTGGTTCATGTTCAACTTGCACGTGACCGCGTCTATCCTTTGTCGAGCCTCGTGTGCTTTCCAATTTCATCTACTCTACTACATGATATACAAACTCTTGGCCGGCTCgctcaagtcaatttcagcCCATCTACACAGCTCTGTTATTGCAATTTCACGACAGGTGCTTACAGTCCCAACTTACGGTGGAAAAACATATGCCAGGTTGTCGTAGTGCACCTCCGGGCATTGCTCAGTGATTGTCTTCATTAACTCGTTGTATACAATCTGCCGATTTTCCCATGTCAAATCTCGTTTAGAGGCGACGAACACGCCCACCTTATATCCGTCTTCATTTAGATGCAGTCCGTCTCCCAGAAACTTGCTCAGGCTCTCCTCGTTCTCGCCCGCTGCGGTCCAGATCGCGTTCCACACATCCACAAACGGAACGTTCTGAGCATTGGCAACCTCTCGCACTGCCTCCGAGTAGGCACGCGTAATTTCAAACTCGCGGTCCAGCGCCAGCGGCGGATTGCGAGCCGCCAGGTCCGCGCGTCTCGCCAGCGTGTTCACTGGCGGCGGGCTGATCAATATGATGCGTGTGTCTGGGGAGTAGCGCGGGGACTCGGGTGATTTCACCATGTCCACCATTTTATTCAAATTGCTTGAGAACTTGGTCAGCGGAACGTGTTGAGGCGATGGTAAGATGCATGCATCGTTCGCGCCGAACCAAATTGCAAGAACTCGTAGTTTGGGCGCATTTTCGTCAGAGCGCTTTGCGATGCACTGCACGGAGCGTTATTCCTCCGTCTTTGTTTGATATAGATCGCACGGGTAGTAGAGCGCACCTGCTCAAACACGGGAATGCCCCATTCAGTGTTATATCCCGACAACCCTCGATTTAGCACGTCCAATTTGCGCGCATAGACATCTAAGCATTGCGTCTGTATATCACTATTTGAGTAGTGTAGTTGTGCACTGCGACGCACGCGAAAGACGTTGTCCAAATCCATTGAGGCCTGGCTCCCATGCTCCCTGGGTGATAGAGTCTCCAAACAACATAAATACATCCTGTACGTGAGCAGCCATGGTCGAGGTCGAGCGGGTAACTGCAATATCTCAGATCAATGATTACCCATGAATGTCGATGAGTCGCATTGGCGGTCGTGAACCGGCATTAGCCGCTTATTATCATGACATAATTTTCTCGTACTCTTGGTGTTCATCGACATCAACTGCAGTCTATGAGCTCAGACACACGGATTATCCCACTTCGAGTGGTAAACAAAACGGCGTATATCTGGGATGTTGATGGTCAGTAAATTCATATCGATTTTTAATTTTGCAAATATATGAAGTGTTTCATTCAGACATCGCCATTGTGCGCTCAAAGCACCGCATCTGCGGTATACTTGTCGGTACACTTCCGCATCTCTCCCAACAGAATGTGTTCTTGGGGGTTCCTCTAGTTTTGATGCCGGAAGAGGCTGCACTCTTAGTCAACATAGGTATACCTACTGTCCTTATCAGGTTTCTCACCGATCGTTTATTTTTTCATCGCGTTTAGGCGCCGCCGTCTTTGTTGACGATCCAAACGCCCATCGGAATCCCACCATCCCACAACTAGAAGCATGGTCCGCGGAGCAGAGAGATTTGGCAAGGTCTCAAATTGAGCTAACTGAGACAAAGACAGCAAAAGAGAGTGCTAATCCCACGCGCGCCATGTCTGAAGACGCGCTTCGAAAACGGAGGGAGCGTGAGGAGCGAAAGAAGGCTAAAGCAGCTGAAGTCGCTGCAcagcaagctgctgctgcctctGGATCCGGAGAAACAGAATTGAATCCCTCTTTGCTACTTGGCGCACCATTAATGTCCAAGCCAGAAACTATCCACACACCCCCGACAGACCCCCTCACCCCTTCTTCGTCTGAGCTTTCCAAATCTGCCTCTACTCCTTACACCATTGTGATACCCGCATCCGCCGCATCTCAGCCATGGTACAACGCTTCGTCATGTACATATAAAACCATTGAATCCGCCAGAGCTGCTGGGGTCTGGGATTTTCCAGCAACACTCTCCGATCGTGCTAGATCTGGCGTGTTTCATGACCTTTGGAAGCAGGGATATTTCATGGGTGGGGGCATCAAATTTGGGGGCGAGTATCTTGTATACCCAGGTACGTCTGATTGATATAATTGTCttgtaatttttttctcatagAAGTTTTTTCAAGGCGACCCATTGCGTTATCACTCTCATTTTTCTGCTTCGGTGGTTGAGTCACCCATAGCTTCTTTAAGACCTATGGAAATTGTTGCCCATGGTCGGTTAGGTACCGCTACCAAAAAAGCTCATCTCCTGTGTGGATGGGATGACGAAAAACAAGAAGTCTCTTATCTTTCCATTGAATGGGCAGGCTTTGGTTAATCTCATACGGAAATTGGATGTAGTTAGTAAGTATCGGATATAATATGGTAAAAATCATATAATAGCAAAAGATAACAAATGCTCTACTATAAAACAGAGGTATTAATCAAGTTTCGGGCGACTCCCTAGCTTGACACGTCCACTCGTTGGTCTTATACCTTTCGGTGGCTTCGtagttgaagttgaagacgatgatgaaaACGAGGGCGAATTTGTGAACGATTTCATTTCCATCTGCACAGTCCCGTCTTCGGCGATTTCATTGGGATCCCTATACGTTTGGCTCTTAGCTGCGCCTTTATGCCTTACTATTGGGCGTCCTCCAATGACGTTTAGGATCTTCACTATAATGTCATTTATCCAGATGACGAGGGCAAAGACAGGTATCCGTATAGGCACGAATGGTGAAGGGTGTCTGATGATATCATTGTCCGCTTTGAATGATGTTGCGGGAGGCATGGGGTTATAAGGGTCTG
This Psilocybe cubensis strain MGC-MH-2018 chromosome 3, whole genome shotgun sequence DNA region includes the following protein-coding sequences:
- a CDS encoding GDSL esterase (GDSL esterase/lipase At5g45920), translating into MAAHVQDVFMLFGDSITQGAWEPGLNGFGQRLSHVYARKLDVLNRGLSGYNTEWGIPVFEQCIAKRSDENAPKLRVLAIWFGANDACILPSPQHVPLTKFSSNLNKMVDMVKSPESPRYSPDTRIILISPPPVNTLARRADLAARNPPLALDREFEITRAYSEAVREVANAQNVPFVDVWNAIWTAAGENEESLSKFLGDGLHLNEDGYKIVYNELMKTITEQCPEVHYDNLAYVFPPWAEIDLSEPAKSLYIM
- a CDS encoding putative tRNA-splicing endonuclease subunit tsp-4; this encodes MSSDTRIIPLRVVNKTAYIWDVDDIAIVRSKHRICGILVGTLPHLSQQNVFLGVPLVLMPEEAALLVNIGAAVFVDDPNAHRNPTIPQLEAWSAEQRDLARSQIELTETKTAKESANPTRAMSEDALRKRREREERKKAKAAEVAAQQAAAASGSGETELNPSLLLGAPLMSKPETIHTPPTDPLTPSSSELSKSASTPYTIVIPASAASQPWYNASSCTYKTIESARAAGVWDFPATLSDRARSGVFHDLWKQGYFMGGGIKFGGEYLVYPGDPLRYHSHFSASVVESPIASLRPMEIVAHGRLGTATKKAHLLCGWDDEKQEVSYLSIEWAGFG